A DNA window from Drosophila virilis strain 15010-1051.87 chromosome 4, Dvir_AGI_RSII-ME, whole genome shotgun sequence contains the following coding sequences:
- the LOC6627482 gene encoding trypsin-1, with translation MRCYLALAALLLGCSLALAQYEYLAPQQTLNQQFGDVVDLVEQPVLPLNDVRARPPRGNRGGQCTTKTNCFCGTPNVNRIVGGQQVRTNKYPWTAQLVKGRYYARLFCGGSLINDRYVLTAAHCVHGNRDQITVRLLQLDRSSGDPGIVRKVVQTTIHPNYDPNRIVNDVALLKLEAPVPLTGNMRPVCLPDVNHNFDGKTAVVAGWGLVKEGGTTSNYLQEVSVPIITNQQCRTTRYKDKIQEVMLCAGLVKSGGKDACQGDSGGPLIVNEGRYKLAGVVSFGFGCAQPNAPGVYARVSKFVDWVKKNTADGCYCQS, from the exons ATGCGTTGTTATCTGGCTctggcagcgctgctgctgggctGCAGCCTGGCGCTGGCTCAATATGAATACTTGGCGCCACAGCAAACACTCAATCAACAGTTTGGCGATGTCGTAGATCTAGTGGAGCAGCCGGTGCTGCCACTCAACGATGTTCGAGCACGTCCTCCGCGCGGCAACCGCGGCGGCCAGTGCACCACGAAAACAAATTGCT TCTGCGGCACTCCGAATGTCAACCGCATTGTGGGCGGCCAGCAGGTGCGCACCAACAAATACCCATGGACCGCCCAGCTGGTCAAGGGTCGCTATTATGCGCGTCTCTTCTGTGGCGGCTCGCTGATCAACGATCGCTATGTCCTCACAGCTGCTCACTGTGTGCACGGCAACAGGGATCAGATTACcgtgcggctgctgcagctggacaGATCCTCGGGCGACCCTGGCATTGTGCGCAAGGTGGTGCAGACCACAATACATCCAAACTACGATCCCAACCGCATTGTCAACGATGTGGCGCTGCTGAAGCTTGAGGCACCCGTGCCACTTACTGGCAACATGCGTCCCGTTTGCCTTCCCGATGTCAATCACAACTTTGATGGCAAAACT GCTGTCGTGGCTGGGTGGGGTCTGGTTAAGGAAGGCGGCACCACCAGCAACTACCTGCAAGAGGTGAGCGTGCCCATCATCACTAACCAGCAGTGCCGCACCACCCGCTACAAGGACAAGATTCAAGAGGTTATGCTCTGCGCAGGCCTGGTCAAGTCTGGCGGCAAGGATGCCTGCCAGGGCGACAGCGGAGGTCCGCTGATTGTCAACGAGGGCCGCTACAAGCTCGCCGGCGTTGTGtcctttggctttggctgtgCCCAGCCAAATGCGCCCGGCGTCTATGCCAGAGTTAGCAAATTTGTCGACTGGGTCAAGAAGAACACCGCCGATGGCTGCTACTGTCAGAGCTAA